A single window of Chloracidobacterium sp. DNA harbors:
- a CDS encoding patatin-like phospholipase family protein — protein sequence MSKKKIGLALSGGGARGFAHVGVLKVLEQHGVKFDMIAGTSAGSFVGGALAAGMSAAEIEAMARKVRWLNTLRPSFPLRGLLSTAPMGKFLAGGLPFTRIEDLPTPFAAVAYDLVSGEEVVLQGNGDLVQAIRASCTVPGIFSPIKDAAGRILVDGGVTSVLPLDVIRKMGADVIIAVDLIACGGVFRHKPRNVLSITVRSALALIRTASGSQATKADLVIEPAIAHLRPDQIGKLDEFIALGESAARSRIDEILALTQ from the coding sequence ATGTCTAAGAAAAAGATCGGTTTGGCTCTATCAGGCGGCGGTGCACGCGGGTTCGCCCACGTCGGCGTACTTAAAGTGCTCGAGCAGCACGGTGTCAAGTTTGATATGATCGCCGGCACGTCTGCCGGATCATTTGTCGGCGGTGCACTCGCAGCGGGGATGAGCGCGGCTGAGATCGAGGCGATGGCCCGCAAGGTTCGATGGCTTAACACTTTACGGCCGTCGTTTCCGCTTCGCGGCTTGCTCTCGACCGCACCGATGGGTAAGTTTTTAGCCGGCGGATTACCGTTTACTCGGATCGAAGATCTGCCTACTCCATTTGCCGCCGTCGCATACGATCTGGTATCCGGCGAAGAAGTCGTATTGCAGGGCAACGGCGACCTCGTTCAAGCAATCCGAGCAAGCTGCACCGTGCCCGGTATATTTTCGCCGATCAAGGACGCCGCCGGTCGTATACTGGTCGACGGCGGCGTGACATCCGTCTTACCGCTCGACGTAATTCGCAAAATGGGCGCCGATGTCATTATCGCTGTCGATCTGATCGCCTGCGGCGGTGTATTTCGCCACAAACCCCGTAATGTGCTGTCGATCACGGTACGATCGGCCCTCGCTCTGATCCGCACTGCATCCGGTAGTCAGGCGACAAAGGCCGACCTCGTCATCGAGCCTGCGATCGCTCATCTCCGGCCCGACCAGATCGGTAAACTCGACGAATTTATCGCTCTCGGCGAGTCCGCGGCACGCTCGCGAATCGACGAAATTCTTGCTTTAACTCAATGA
- a CDS encoding S8 family serine peptidase, whose protein sequence is MQKDGSHVLSTPLRLDADERYTGRGVTIAFLDSGFYPHVDLTTPRNRIVAYRNMLDDDGDLSSLFDPDVASWHGMMTSVVAAGNGSLSNGFYRGIASDADVVLVKLARTGRITDDNIREGLEWVLENREKHGIRIVNISAGGDEEASYLSDPLSQTVEACSAAGITVVCAVGNAGHLPDHPVVPPASAPSCIAVGGLDDNNSINRARRGMYRSSYGPTIDGLQKPEVIASSIWVPAPILPNTPTAQQASLLSMLDKAKDENLHELIDDNPGIDPEIDAVADREIHSIRQLITLKIRRENVITEHYKYVDGTSFAAPIVSSVIAQMVEANPRLTPSAVKRILISTAERLPQFETDRQGWGVIDARRAVDSAASSK, encoded by the coding sequence ATGCAGAAAGACGGTTCGCACGTGCTCTCGACGCCGTTGCGGCTTGATGCGGACGAACGCTACACCGGGCGAGGCGTGACTATCGCGTTCCTTGATTCCGGATTTTATCCGCACGTCGATCTGACGACGCCGCGAAATCGTATCGTCGCCTATCGCAATATGCTCGACGACGACGGTGATCTGTCATCGTTATTTGATCCGGATGTGGCAAGTTGGCACGGGATGATGACATCGGTCGTAGCGGCGGGCAATGGCTCGCTCTCGAACGGATTCTACCGCGGCATCGCATCAGACGCTGACGTTGTGCTCGTCAAACTTGCCCGTACGGGCCGCATCACCGATGACAACATCCGCGAGGGCCTCGAATGGGTGCTCGAAAACCGCGAAAAGCACGGGATCAGGATCGTAAACATCTCAGCCGGCGGCGACGAAGAGGCGAGTTACCTGAGCGATCCGCTGTCGCAGACGGTCGAGGCGTGCTCAGCGGCGGGTATCACGGTAGTGTGCGCGGTCGGTAATGCGGGACATCTGCCGGATCATCCGGTCGTGCCGCCGGCGAGTGCCCCGTCCTGTATAGCTGTGGGCGGGCTCGACGATAATAACTCGATCAACAGAGCACGCCGCGGTATGTACCGTTCGTCATACGGCCCGACTATCGACGGCCTCCAAAAGCCCGAGGTCATCGCGTCATCGATCTGGGTGCCGGCCCCGATCCTGCCCAATACTCCGACTGCACAACAAGCTAGCCTGCTGTCGATGCTCGATAAGGCAAAGGACGAAAACCTACACGAACTGATCGACGACAATCCCGGCATTGACCCCGAGATCGACGCCGTCGCTGACCGCGAGATCCATAGTATTCGCCAGTTGATCACGCTCAAGATACGCCGCGAAAACGTCATCACTGAGCATTATAAATACGTGGACGGCACCTCATTTGCGGCTCCGATCGTCTCGTCGGTCATCGCCCAGATGGTCGAAGCCAACCCGCGTTTGACACCGTCGGCCGTCAAACGCATCCTGATCTCGACTGCCGAACGCTTGCCCCAATTCGAAACCGACCGCCAAGGCTGGGGCGTCATCGATGCCCGCCGTGCGGTCGACAGTGCTGCGTCGTCTAAGTAG
- a CDS encoding VCBS repeat-containing protein — MMSFLHYFRTTCGVPKTTIRRRHPLSLVLIYSLLIVLLFLVETNNCSAATFVVTKTADTNDGLCDADCSLREAIVAANSVSSDDFVNFDPMFFNSAHMITLSGSELIIGAGTNLTINGPGPSLLTINANNQSRVIFVDLNATASINGLKIFNGNGIGSFEHHGGGIRAFNFTNVSLNNLDITGNRTPGQGGGIFVANSTMTVTNCTVSNNDAGSSASGIFVYESTVTITGSTIKANLVGGIQTNGGNVTLQSSTVIGNNFGGNGGGVANGGGTFTINDSIISGNRALQGGGGISGTNGSITITNSSIVNNTSIYGGGGGIQSNGRLTVTGSTIAYNTDNSPNFGGGGIFNRAQTTTLNISNSLIKGNTTTGDGGGIYNDGTGQNENYSLLVNSSLIMENSATGKGGGVWVDTDLLFYNVTITGNISMSNGGGIFNSGLYTLITNVTIANNQAANGGGVQNENFLYTRNSLVANNVATGGTSRDWSGFVDSFGYNLIKDVSGATIAGTIQTGNIFGMDPLLGPLRNNGGPTMTLALRPGSPAIDKGAFVNPAPLLNDQRGFLRPVDFDLVPNAVDGNGSDIGAFERQIDDVSFNFTPFDFDGDSKTDVSIFRPAPGEWWVSRSSDGGNFTVQFGASRDLIVPTDYTGDGKTDVAFWRPSTGQWFVLRSEDFSFYAFPFGTTGDVPVPADYDGDGKSDAAVFRESSLTWFISKSSGGTDIVGFGAAGDKPVNADYDGDGKSDIAVFRPSGANGAEWWIRRSSDASVFAVQFGNSTDRAVPSDFTGDGKADVAFWRPSTGFWNVLRSEDFSYYAFPFGSNGDTPVPGDYDGDGRTDAGVFRQPGAQWFVNKSTGGTLIQSFGTDGDVSIPSAYVH, encoded by the coding sequence ATGATGAGCTTTTTGCATTACTTCCGCACGACTTGCGGAGTCCCCAAAACAACTATCAGGAGACGACATCCATTATCGCTGGTCTTGATCTACTCGCTACTCATTGTTCTGCTCTTTCTTGTCGAAACCAATAATTGTTCTGCGGCGACTTTTGTGGTGACCAAAACCGCAGATACAAATGACGGACTGTGCGATGCAGACTGTAGCCTCCGCGAGGCAATTGTAGCTGCGAATTCCGTGTCCTCGGACGACTTCGTCAATTTTGACCCGATGTTTTTCAATTCGGCGCATATGATCACGCTCAGCGGCAGCGAACTTATCATCGGTGCCGGAACCAATCTAACGATCAACGGACCCGGACCTAGTCTGCTGACAATCAACGCAAATAACCAGAGCCGCGTCATTTTCGTGGACCTTAATGCGACGGCAAGTATTAATGGACTGAAAATCTTCAATGGTAACGGCATCGGGTCATTCGAACATCACGGAGGCGGTATTCGAGCTTTCAATTTTACCAATGTTTCGCTGAACAATCTTGATATAACCGGCAACAGGACGCCGGGGCAGGGCGGAGGTATTTTTGTCGCAAATTCAACTATGACTGTTACAAATTGTACGGTTTCGAATAACGATGCGGGTTCGTCCGCCAGCGGGATCTTTGTATATGAGTCCACGGTTACGATCACGGGCTCAACCATTAAGGCAAATTTAGTCGGCGGCATTCAAACCAATGGCGGTAATGTAACTTTGCAGTCTTCGACCGTCATCGGCAACAACTTCGGAGGAAATGGCGGTGGCGTTGCTAATGGCGGCGGCACTTTTACCATTAACGATTCTATCATCAGCGGGAATCGAGCCCTGCAAGGCGGCGGCGGAATTTCGGGAACCAATGGGTCAATTACTATCACAAATTCGAGCATCGTAAATAACACCTCGATATACGGCGGTGGAGGCGGAATCCAAAGCAACGGCAGGCTTACTGTTACAGGTTCCACGATTGCTTACAACACGGATAATTCTCCAAACTTCGGTGGCGGTGGGATCTTTAATCGGGCCCAAACCACAACGCTTAACATTAGCAACTCATTGATCAAAGGAAATACGACCACAGGTGACGGCGGCGGAATTTACAATGACGGCACCGGACAAAACGAAAACTACTCGCTGCTGGTAAATAGTTCCCTGATAATGGAAAACTCCGCAACCGGTAAAGGCGGCGGAGTGTGGGTCGACACCGATCTCCTGTTTTATAACGTGACGATCACCGGCAATATTTCGATGTCGAACGGCGGCGGAATTTTCAACAGCGGGCTCTATACGCTTATCACGAATGTCACGATCGCCAACAATCAGGCGGCTAACGGAGGCGGCGTCCAAAACGAGAATTTCCTCTATACGCGAAACTCGCTTGTCGCCAATAATGTCGCAACGGGTGGAACTTCTCGCGATTGGTCGGGCTTCGTGGATTCGTTCGGGTATAACTTGATCAAGGATGTCTCCGGAGCTACGATCGCCGGCACGATACAAACCGGAAATATTTTCGGGATGGATCCGCTACTCGGTCCACTAAGAAACAATGGCGGACCCACGATGACTCTTGCCTTACGTCCCGGAAGTCCGGCAATCGACAAAGGAGCTTTTGTTAATCCTGCGCCGTTGTTAAATGATCAGAGGGGTTTTCTGCGTCCTGTCGATTTCGATCTTGTTCCGAATGCGGTTGACGGGAACGGCTCGGACATTGGTGCTTTTGAAAGGCAAATTGATGATGTTAGTTTCAATTTTACACCATTCGATTTTGACGGTGATTCTAAGACCGACGTGTCCATCTTCCGCCCTGCACCCGGAGAGTGGTGGGTGAGCAGGAGTTCGGATGGAGGGAATTTTACGGTGCAATTTGGGGCATCGAGGGATTTGATCGTGCCGACGGATTATACGGGAGACGGGAAGACGGATGTGGCGTTTTGGCGGCCTTCGACTGGACAGTGGTTTGTGCTGAGGTCGGAAGATTTTTCATTTTATGCGTTTCCGTTTGGGACGACGGGCGATGTTCCTGTTCCGGCGGATTATGATGGGGATGGGAAATCTGACGCGGCTGTATTTAGGGAGAGTTCGTTGACTTGGTTTATTAGTAAATCGTCAGGTGGGACGGACATTGTTGGGTTTGGGGCGGCGGGTGATAAGCCTGTGAATGCGGATTACGATGGCGACGGGAAATCGGACATTGCGGTCTTCCGGCCGAGTGGAGCGAACGGAGCGGAGTGGTGGATACGCCGCAGTTCGGATGCGAGTGTGTTCGCGGTGCAATTTGGAAACTCGACGGACAGGGCAGTTCCGAGCGATTTTACCGGCGACGGCAAAGCTGATGTTGCGTTCTGGCGGCCTTCGACGGGCTTCTGGAATGTGCTGAGAAGTGAAGACTTCTCGTACTATGCATTCCCATTCGGCTCCAACGGCGACACTCCGGTTCCGGGCGACTACGACGGCGACGGCAGAACGGACGCGGGAGTTTTCCGTCAGCCGGGAGCACAGTGGTTCGTCAACAAATCGACCGGCGGCACGCTGATACAATCGTTCGGCACCGATGGCGACGTGTCGATACCAAGTGCGTATGTGCATTGA
- a CDS encoding ATP-dependent helicase: MARYVIKRDRSALPERLTRYKSELNDEQFRVVTAPPKAALVVAGAGTGKTRAITYRVAYLIEQGVSPQSILLATFTNRAAREMLRRVESLTGSNNVHRVWGGTFHRIANLILRRHAVSIGFDQNYSILDSEDARELISVCVDDAGVDTKAQRFPKAEVILGIISYANNTDMAIEDVVALKYPYFEPLTAPIKRVAMLYQTRKQERNVMDYDDLLLNVKRLLVEKPAIGDLYAEQFQHILVDEYQDTNRLQAEIIDLLAVKHRNVMVVGDDAQSIFAWRGAEFSNIYEFPKRYPDAQVFKLETNYRSTPEILGLANTSIACNRKQFPKVLTAVRRSRDIRPALVPCSDVEQQSAFVASRILELRDEGTSLEDMAVLYRSHYHSIELQLELSRRNIPYRVQSGVRFFEQAHIKDVISYLRIIINPRDELAWKRILKMIPGIGNKTANRIYDTMQTAEPALLQDTGEISESITLPGNFSASRISAPPNVREKATWKAFIALLELLVADENRGRPSKQIGIILTSGYEQYLHENFENAEARIEDLKGLASFADRYSSTEEFLSELALLSTERFKEPTPLVGEEVISGGDDDELLTLTSVHQAKGLEWKAVFIIWAAEGKFPSPKSLREIDSEEEERRLWYVAMTRAKDELYLTYPLLMTDYNRQTVLQKPSRFVTECPALLYEIWDLEEEQTAFDAPVLLNPSGTKEFIN, translated from the coding sequence ATGGCACGCTACGTCATAAAACGAGATCGATCGGCCCTGCCCGAGCGGTTAACACGATATAAAAGCGAACTCAACGACGAGCAGTTTCGCGTCGTTACTGCTCCGCCCAAGGCGGCATTGGTCGTTGCGGGTGCGGGCACGGGCAAAACGCGTGCGATCACTTACCGCGTCGCGTATCTGATCGAGCAGGGCGTCTCGCCGCAGAGCATTCTGCTTGCGACATTTACCAATCGGGCGGCCCGCGAGATGCTCCGTCGAGTTGAGTCTCTGACCGGATCGAACAACGTCCATCGCGTATGGGGCGGGACATTTCACCGGATCGCCAATCTGATACTCCGCCGCCACGCCGTGAGTATTGGCTTTGACCAAAACTATTCGATCCTCGACAGCGAGGACGCCCGCGAATTGATCAGCGTCTGCGTTGACGACGCGGGCGTCGACACCAAGGCACAACGCTTCCCCAAGGCAGAGGTGATACTGGGCATCATCTCGTACGCGAATAATACTGATATGGCCATCGAGGATGTGGTCGCGCTCAAGTATCCGTATTTCGAGCCGCTGACCGCCCCGATCAAGCGTGTCGCTATGCTCTATCAGACTCGCAAACAAGAGCGAAACGTGATGGATTACGACGACCTGTTGCTCAACGTCAAGCGCCTTTTGGTCGAAAAACCGGCGATCGGCGATCTCTACGCCGAACAGTTTCAGCATATCTTGGTCGACGAATATCAGGACACCAACCGACTTCAGGCAGAGATCATCGACCTTTTGGCGGTCAAGCATCGCAATGTTATGGTCGTCGGCGATGACGCCCAGTCGATCTTTGCATGGCGCGGTGCCGAGTTTTCGAATATCTACGAGTTTCCCAAACGCTACCCCGACGCTCAGGTTTTCAAGCTCGAGACCAACTATCGTTCGACGCCCGAGATCCTCGGACTCGCCAATACGTCTATCGCGTGCAACCGCAAACAGTTTCCAAAGGTTCTGACCGCCGTCCGCCGTTCGCGTGACATCAGGCCGGCGTTGGTGCCGTGTTCGGACGTCGAGCAGCAATCAGCGTTTGTTGCATCGAGGATCTTAGAACTTCGTGACGAAGGGACAAGCCTCGAGGATATGGCGGTGCTGTACCGTTCGCATTACCATTCGATCGAACTCCAACTCGAACTTTCGCGGCGAAACATCCCGTACCGCGTCCAGTCGGGCGTTCGATTTTTCGAACAGGCTCACATCAAGGACGTCATCTCGTACCTCCGCATCATCATCAATCCTCGCGATGAACTCGCCTGGAAACGCATTCTAAAAATGATCCCCGGGATCGGCAACAAGACGGCAAACCGCATCTATGACACGATGCAAACGGCGGAACCGGCCTTGTTACAGGACACCGGCGAGATCTCGGAGTCGATCACATTGCCCGGTAATTTTTCAGCATCGCGTATTTCTGCACCGCCGAACGTGCGCGAAAAGGCGACCTGGAAAGCATTTATCGCTCTGCTCGAATTGCTGGTCGCCGACGAAAATCGCGGGCGGCCTTCAAAGCAGATCGGAATCATCCTCACGAGCGGCTACGAGCAGTATCTGCACGAAAACTTTGAGAATGCCGAGGCCCGCATCGAGGACCTCAAAGGGCTTGCATCATTTGCCGATCGCTACTCTTCGACCGAGGAGTTTCTGTCTGAACTCGCCTTGCTCTCGACCGAGCGTTTTAAGGAACCAACGCCGCTTGTCGGCGAAGAGGTCATCTCGGGCGGCGATGATGACGAACTGTTAACTTTAACGAGCGTCCATCAGGCAAAGGGACTCGAGTGGAAAGCGGTCTTTATAATTTGGGCCGCCGAGGGCAAGTTTCCTTCGCCCAAGTCGCTTCGCGAGATCGACAGCGAGGAGGAAGAGCGTCGCCTCTGGTACGTCGCGATGACGCGGGCCAAGGACGAGCTATATCTGACTTATCCGCTGCTGATGACCGACTATAATCGCCAGACCGTCCTGCAGAAACCGTCGCGGTTCGTCACCGAGTGTCCTGCTCTGCTGTACGAGATCTGGGATCTCGAAGAAGAGCAAACGGCTTTTGACGCACCGGTCTTGTTAAACCCGTCCGGCACCAAAGAATTTATTAACTAG
- a CDS encoding cytochrome c yields MKKAQIIKTSIKLFVIAAVSAVGIISLGSARTYASLGSTGSAGPRALYVQNCAKCHGADGRADTPKGREVDADDLTSSATKRASTAKLLRVITKGKGDMPSFAKKLTAEQIRQISRYIRTL; encoded by the coding sequence ATGAAAAAGGCGCAGATCATTAAAACTTCGATCAAATTATTTGTTATCGCCGCAGTGTCGGCGGTCGGCATCATTAGTTTGGGTTCGGCTCGGACGTATGCGAGCTTGGGTTCGACCGGTTCGGCGGGGCCGAGAGCACTGTATGTACAGAATTGTGCGAAGTGCCACGGGGCAGATGGCCGGGCGGACACACCGAAAGGCCGCGAGGTCGATGCCGATGACCTGACGAGTTCGGCGACAAAGCGAGCCAGCACCGCCAAGCTACTCCGCGTGATCACCAAGGGAAAAGGCGATATGCCTAGCTTTGCTAAAAAACTCACGGCGGAGCAGATCCGTCAGATCTCTCGCTACATCCGAACGCTCTAG
- a CDS encoding SIMPL domain-containing protein has product MSDERKNRWFNSGVALAIGLILSSLIFGWFYSTSKRGDESITVTGSAKRRISSDLVVWSAGISAEAPQLSDAYRTLSANVPKLKQYLIGKGIPEEQLTVSSITTTAVKRQDANGGETQEIIGYQLTQQIEVRSVDVQKIAQISREATELIDQGILVESKSPQYYYTKIGDLKIEMLGEASKDAKERAERIASSTGNSIGSVKSAKMGVLQITAADSTDVSDYGTYDTSTIEKDMTAVVNVSFAVR; this is encoded by the coding sequence ATGAGTGACGAACGCAAAAATCGTTGGTTTAATTCGGGGGTTGCTCTGGCGATCGGATTGATACTGTCGTCGTTGATCTTCGGATGGTTTTATTCGACCTCAAAGCGCGGCGACGAATCGATCACCGTGACCGGTTCAGCAAAACGCCGCATCTCGTCCGATCTTGTCGTTTGGAGTGCCGGTATCTCCGCCGAGGCCCCGCAGTTGAGCGACGCATATCGAACGCTTTCTGCCAATGTGCCCAAGCTGAAGCAATATCTGATCGGCAAAGGCATTCCTGAGGAGCAATTGACCGTATCGTCGATCACGACGACTGCCGTAAAGCGTCAGGATGCAAACGGAGGCGAAACTCAGGAGATAATCGGGTACCAACTCACACAGCAGATCGAGGTCAGATCCGTCGATGTACAAAAGATCGCTCAGATCTCGCGGGAGGCGACAGAATTGATCGATCAGGGCATTTTGGTCGAGTCCAAGTCGCCTCAATATTATTACACCAAGATCGGTGATCTTAAGATCGAGATGTTGGGTGAGGCGTCAAAGGACGCAAAGGAAAGAGCCGAGCGGATCGCGTCAAGCACAGGCAACTCAATCGGCTCGGTCAAATCAGCCAAAATGGGTGTGCTGCAGATCACCGCGGCCGATTCTACAGACGTTTCCGACTACGGCACCTACGACACATCGACCATCGAAAAGGATATGACGGCAGTAGTCAATGTGAGTTTCGCCGTGCGTTGA